The sequence TTCTCCAATCGTGTTTTGTGTTGTGGGTTTTAGTTTCGATCCTTTGATCTCGGATTATCTCTTCATCCATCTCAAGTTTTagctttgattttattttttgttttttttcttaaaatcactTCAAAAGCTTCGTtctgatttagttttttttttctctagttCTGATGATAATGGTATGATTTTTCTGATGATAAATTGATAATGGTATGCTGTGATTTATTCCTCTCCAGCTTGCTTTAGTTCATGACCGTTGTTCCTTCTCAAGGCGTTGAGAACGTTGGAGTATCAACGTTGgagttttggagttttgagaaGTTGCTGAATCAGACCCTCTTAAGCTAATCAACAGTTGACGATGGTTTTAGGCAAACAAATAGTAAATTCTTAAGTGGTCAAAGAAATCAACCAAGTAAGCTAATTAATCCTTCAAcaaaatatgttaaataattaatataatgatTGTGATTGTATAAACACCTGTTCAGAGATGAAGTTAATAACTTGTTTTTGAGAGAGATCGCTCTCAGGCTTGCGCGAATTAATATTGTTTGCCTCTAGTTCAGTAAGAGAGCCTCTAGTTCAGCTGGAGGTACCTATTATACATCCCCATAACGTTAGATAGATATTTGCATGTGAATTAATATTGTTTGGCAAGCCTAATTAATTGACATGATACAATGAAGACCAGTGCTCTAACCTGATAACCTTTGTATTTGATTAGCTCTTTCTGAGATTCTACTCAACTTTTATTCTCTTAACTTGAGTCAGTCTCGTTATTGTTGTGGGTTTTCTATGTTCATGTTTCTGTGTTCACAGTTTGCTAGTATTATTATGTGTATCTTTTATAGATTGTCTTCACTTGCTAGTAGCTACTGTACTGTTCCTTtctcatttaaatattttgctgTTTCAGAAAATGGAAGCGATAGACTTGAATGATGATGGTCAGAATGATTTGATGGATGAAGATATAGAAGATCATGAAGTTATTGAGATTTCAGAGGCTAACAGAGGCACGCCACCAAGACATGCTCAGTCACGCCGTAGAGCTAGGTTGTGGTTAAAGTTTACTATAATTGGAGGACAGCGGCCTGATGGTAAAACCAAGATCAAATGCAACCTTTGTAAAAGGTTCTACTTCATTAAGCTTCGCAGAAATGGAACCTCAACCCTGTCTCGTCATTTGAAGGTATGTCCAAAAGCTGTTGGAACACCTGGAACACCTAGAAGTAGTTCTAGGAAGGTAGATATGATGGTGTTCCGTGAGATGATAGCAATGGCCATTATAGAGCATGATCTGCCTTATAGGTTTGTAGAGTATAAGAGGATTAGAATGGCTTTTACTTATGCTAATTCTAGTATTGAGTATTGGAGTAGAAACACAGCAGCTTCTGATGTGTTGAAGATTTATGAACGGGAAAAGCAGAAGCTTAGGAAAATCTTGGTAGAGTTTCCTGGTAGAGTTTGTTTAACAACAGATCTATGGAGGGCTATCACCATTGAAGGTTACCTCTGCTTGACGGCGCACTACGTCGATGATGATTGGAATCTGCAAGCTAAGATATTGGCTTTCGTTGCTTTTCCTCCCCCTCATACTGGAATAGCCATTGCAATGAAGCTGGTTGAGCTGCTCAAGGAGTGGGGACTGGAAAAGAAGGTCTTTTGTCTCACTGTCGACAACGCTTCTTCGAACGATTCCATGCAGAGTATTCTGAAGAAACAGCTGCACAAAGATCTGGTCTGTGGTGGAGAATTTTTCCATGTTAGATGCTCAGCACATATCTTGAATCTGATCGTCCAAGATGGCTTAGCAGTGATAGGAGGAGCTCTGCAAAAAATCAGGGAGAGTGTTAAGTTCGTTAGAGGATCAGAAAGTAGGGAAATAATGTTTAAAAGCTGTGTTGAAACAGTGGGAGTTGAGGATGATGAAGGAGGTCTGGTCTTAGATGTAAGCACACGCTGGAATTCTACTTTCCTCATGCTTTCTAGAGCTTTAAAGTTCAGAAATGCACTAAGTCACTTGGCAGATGTAGAAGAAAGTTATGTGAGTTTTCCTTCTTATTCTGAGTGGAGGAGAGTGGAAATGTTATCTGAGCTTTTGAAACCATTTTCGGAGATTACTGATTTGATTTCGGGTTCCTCATACCCAACATCAAATTTGTATTTCAATGAAATTTGGATGATTGAGTGTTGGTTGAGAGCTCATGCAAATTCTTCTGATCAAGTTATCTGTGAAATGGTGAAGTCTATGAAGCTTAAGTTCGACAAATACTGGGATGAGTACAGCGACATCCTTGCAATTGCTGCAGTCTTGGATCCAAGACTGAAATTTGAGATTTTAGAATATTGTTTCTCAGTTTTGGATCAGTCTACTTGTAAGAGAAGGTTGGCTAATGTTCGTTCAAAGATCTATAAGTTGTTTGGAGCTTACAAGAAAAACCGGAGAAACAGTAGTGCTGCAACAACTTCACAAGGAGAAACACACGATGTTCCAGCCGGTTATGGGGTAAGTTATCAATTTCTGTAGTTATTTGTGACAAGTGTTGTGAATTTCTGATATTAAATCACTGATGTTTAACCTGTTTCAGGGATTCTACGCCTTCTTTTCTCAGAAAGCTGTTGGCAGTGGCAAGTCTGCTCTCGACATATATCTGGATGAGCCATTGCTTGACTACGCCGCTCACAAGAAACTAAATGTGTTACATTACTGGAGAGACAATTCGGCTCGGTTCAGAGAGTTAGCAACAATGGCACGAGAGGTTTTGAGTATACCCATAACAACTGTGGCTTCAGAATCTTCATTTAGCATAGGTAGTAGAGTGCTCAACAAGTATAGGAGTTGTCTTCTACCCACTAATGTCCAAGCCTTGGTCTGTACTAGAAACTGGTTAAAAAGGGTTTCCAGCAATGGGTTAGTATAAACAATTGCTTCATATAAACAATTGCTTCATATAATCAATTGCTTCATGCGACTATTTTTTTTGGCAGGTGATGAGAAgacagaagaggagaaagaggaagaagagaaagagaaggaaaaaaGAGGAAGAGAGTGGAGAGTCCACAGACTTGACTAGAGATAGTGGAGAGAAGGTACTATCTTGTGCTTGTTATGGATAAGATATTGAAATGCCTTGAGTTTGAGTTTGTATGTTGATGAATCTTGTTTCTCGATTTTCAGGCATAGCGGAATAACAACTGAGATGATGGATGGAAGTTACAACAACCGTTAGAGATATTCAGGTTCATGAGCTCcatttttaacttttgtttacATACAAGTTATGAGGCTTGAGTTGAAGACTTGCTTCAGGTTCACACTGAGCTTTTATTCTTTTGCTTGTGTTGATAAGTTTAGTTGTAGACTAGTATACCTGAAAAGATAAGAGCACAGTTGGTAAGTTTAAGTGGTCAATGTTTCTCTGTAGGCTGagaatcaaaaaataaaaatgtttcatATTTCAGAAACGAGTTAGAGATATTCAGGTTTCATGAGCtccttttttaacttttatctaCATACAACAATCATATGCTTTCATGTGTCTTCTTTTGTGTTAAACATGTGTTGCTTTAGTAGCTTGAACCGTAGGTGTTGAaccttctttttttcctttttgcagGCTGAGGACAAGTAGAGAAGCTGGAAGCTGAGAAGAAGTGAATCAATAAATCAGagagttatatttttttttttacataaaacagAGCTATCAAAACCTTAAAATTGTATCCACATTTTTTTACATCATATTTGTATTAGAGGTGAACAAATACAAATTAAACATTCAGCAGATTTgagagataattttttttacattaaattgGGCTTAAACAGAATTGCTAATCATGGGAAAGCTTGGGTTGGCCATATGGGTGTTGGGTTAAGTTGGGTGTGGACTAGATAGGGTGTGGGCTAGATGTGGGTGTGGGTGTCTTGAGACCAGGAAAAACAAATACCCATTGGGCATACCCATTTGGGTGTGGTCCAACCCAACTGACACCCCTAGCTATATGGAGATGATGTATAAGAGATGAAATGGGTGACTTACACTTGCTGGAGAAGCAGGGCACGTGCGAACAAATGAGATCGATCAGTATATATGTTGATCATATTTTCGCACGTGTTCTACTACTCCAACACGTGTGCCTCCCCCTCTCCCGGCTAAGTAATCATCCACGGTGAGAAGAGAATTTACATGATTGATCTATGTTCATATTTTTTGGACTAATTTAAGCTtacatttttgatattttaatgtatatattgtGGATAAATAAGAAGGATTAATCCAAGTAAATAAACATTGATAGCTACTCCAGCTTATTGTCACTTATTGTTGGCAATGGTACGAATTATGCACACGAATGGGTATTAACACATGAGATATTGCAAAGCATCAATACGTATATACAATACTTACGTCTATATCAAGTCActgatatagatttttatataGTTAACTGAAAAATAAACTTGGTATAAAAGCTTAAGATATATTATTGAACTTagtgaaattttattaaaaactgcgATAACAAATGAAGAAATTGCAGTCTACAACCAAAAAAAcccaaattaagaaaataaccaaaccccattctctctccctttctattcctatctctctctacaaatttaattttgattttttttttgttatttcactAATTCTCCTAGCAAATAAGTATATCTTTTTTCAGTTACTCATCATGGAACTATTTTACTTTATAGAAGAATCGGAATATTCAAGTTTGAAGACTGCTGTTAACTCTGACAGACAAAATCTGATTTCTTATTTATATGTACAGACGGACTATGAATAACCTTGTTTTTTCAATTTTCAGTAAAGTTAAGTTAAACCTTAATAGTATAATAGAAAGACAACTAGTTgtcaaccaaaaaaacaaaaaaaaaaaagaagaaagacaaCCGGTTGCTTACGTCattgataataaaaatgaatgcaATTATGCAAGCGTGTAGATTGTGTGTAGGGTAAAAAGAAGAAAGGCTGTGGAGGCGTAGAAAGCGGGGGACTTTCTCTCTTTCACTCACACTGCCATTAACTCGTACTTCTGTGACTCTCTTTCTTCCGCAGTTAATAAATAGAGATTCAGAAAGTgagaaaatcaaataaaagtCACAGTTTTATTACGCAAGTAATGTTGTCATGTCCTTGTGGAGACAGAAAAAAGGGGCACACTGGAGGGTACAACTTTATAACGGATTcttgtatataaaataataaaacaaaaagtaagAATGAACATTGTGAAAATCTCTTTGAAGAGGtcgattttttcaaaaaaaaaaaagtctttgaATGAATTATCTGAAGTTATGAACATTGTCT is a genomic window of Brassica napus cultivar Da-Ae chromosome A2, Da-Ae, whole genome shotgun sequence containing:
- the LOC106452096 gene encoding zinc finger BED domain-containing protein RICESLEEPER 2-like, which codes for MLSRALKFRNALSHLADVEESYVSFPSYSEWRRVEMLSELLKPFSEITDLISGSSYPTSNLYFNEIWMIECWLRAHANSSDQVICEMVKSMKLKFDKYWDEYSDILAIAAVLDPRLKFEILEYCFSVLDQSTCKRRLANVRSKIYKLFGAYKKNRRNSSAATTSQGETHDVPAGYGGFYAFFSQKAVGSGKSALDIYLDEPLLDYAAHKKLNVLHYWRDNSARFRELATMAREVLSIPITTVASESSFSIGSRVLNKYRSCLLPTNVQALVCTRNWLKRVSSNG